The following proteins are encoded in a genomic region of Streptomyces sp. SLBN-31:
- a CDS encoding M1 family metallopeptidase, giving the protein MHSARLSRAALFTVLLLTTGTACTGSVGRTAGAAGPGASSAGDALFPTLGNRGYDVAHYALTLDYVPETNALVGTAVITARAKQALSRFSLDLMGLEVRDARVDGSEAEVRRVRNKLILTPADPLRSGKVFTTTVRYSGIPKMITDADGGVEGWIETDDGAAALGEPTGSMAWFPGNHHPSDKALYDITITVPKDYTAVSNGELAGLQHKGRRTTSHWHTGEPMASYLASVVVGSFDISTTTTTHGLPVYIAIDPDEVEGSPDMAELVPKIIDWASGRFGRYPFSGTGAIVDHLPDIEYALETQSKPYFEEAPDETLVVHELAHQWFGNSVTPTSWRDMWLNEGFATYAEWLWKEDQGATTADEIFDAFYHGTHPESKGIWDFPPAQPPSADRVSDPPVYGRGAMTLHRLRLTVGDKCFFTILRAWSTRHQYGNANTRQFIELCEKESGMDLAELFEAWLYSRNKPTAA; this is encoded by the coding sequence ATGCATTCCGCTCGGTTGTCCCGGGCTGCTCTGTTCACCGTGCTGCTCCTCACCACGGGGACCGCCTGCACAGGTTCCGTCGGGCGCACTGCCGGGGCCGCCGGACCCGGTGCGTCTTCGGCAGGCGATGCCCTGTTTCCGACGCTGGGCAACCGTGGCTACGACGTCGCGCATTACGCCTTGACGCTGGACTACGTCCCGGAAACCAACGCGCTGGTCGGCACCGCGGTGATCACAGCCCGAGCCAAACAGGCCCTGAGTCGCTTTTCCCTTGACCTCATGGGTCTGGAGGTGCGCGATGCGCGCGTCGACGGCTCCGAGGCCGAGGTAAGGAGAGTGAGGAACAAGCTCATTCTCACGCCCGCTGATCCGCTGCGTAGCGGCAAGGTCTTCACGACCACCGTCCGCTACTCAGGCATCCCGAAGATGATCACTGATGCGGACGGAGGCGTGGAGGGGTGGATCGAAACCGACGACGGCGCAGCTGCGCTCGGAGAACCGACAGGCTCGATGGCCTGGTTTCCGGGCAACCACCATCCGTCCGACAAGGCGCTGTACGACATCACCATCACCGTTCCCAAAGACTACACGGCGGTCAGCAACGGCGAACTGGCGGGACTTCAGCACAAGGGACGACGAACAACGTCGCATTGGCACACGGGCGAGCCTATGGCCAGCTATCTCGCAAGTGTCGTCGTGGGCAGCTTCGACATATCCACCACGACTACAACGCATGGTCTGCCGGTTTACATCGCCATCGACCCCGACGAGGTCGAGGGTTCCCCCGACATGGCCGAGTTGGTCCCCAAAATCATCGACTGGGCCAGCGGCCGGTTCGGGCGCTACCCCTTTTCCGGCACAGGGGCGATCGTCGACCATCTGCCTGATATCGAGTACGCGTTGGAGACCCAGAGCAAGCCCTACTTCGAGGAGGCACCCGACGAAACGCTAGTCGTGCACGAACTCGCCCACCAATGGTTCGGGAATTCCGTCACCCCGACCTCATGGCGGGACATGTGGCTGAACGAAGGGTTCGCCACCTACGCTGAGTGGCTGTGGAAGGAAGACCAAGGCGCCACTACCGCAGATGAGATCTTCGACGCTTTCTACCATGGCACCCATCCCGAGAGTAAGGGAATCTGGGACTTTCCGCCGGCGCAACCTCCGAGTGCGGATCGAGTGTCCGACCCTCCCGTCTACGGACGCGGAGCGATGACTCTCCACCGCCTCCGCCTAACCGTGGGCGACAAATGTTTCTTCACCATCTTGAGGGCCTGGTCTACTCGGCACCAATACGGTAACGCCAACACCCGTCAGTTCATCGAGCTGTGCGAGAAGGAGTCCGGCATGGATCTGGCTGAACTATTCGAAGCCTGGCTTTACAGCAGGAACAAGCCCACTGCCGCGTAG
- a CDS encoding serine protease, producing MGTFFWQDSDLKYRFCAGTVVPSPGKDMVLTAAHCFDSTDQQKKLVFVPKHHRADPKPYGLFPIKVGQIYADPRYLRKGGDHDYTDLDFALLKTEPRADGKKVQDVVGAIPIGYGTGFDHPETRVIGYPWLPDDDGKYKPHQDPLDCTSPMKKFSTDSSGDWKGGTFSQIDCDGYVRGTSGGPFIIGGDHPQVIGVTGGWQTGGHSDDTSYSSYFDSDLKRIYDAAVAGKMPAPVVLPAASTWKHANDIASGYFALNGPVSEDRMDMFVLWSDGELTIYRGADKGLNYFDKEIRVQKPNKLWAEHAKQVVAGDFTGDNGSDLIVVWSDGEVTLYPSVDEKGFHGEKQIVAPNPTWKHATAVTAGRYGGNKWQDDLVVRWSDGELTVYQNTGTSLGKEIKVVNPNRLWTHAVEIGSGDYTQNDTWDLVVRWSDGELTLYDDFTGTGDTWGEHQWKAPNDLWEHAMLVTGGDFSDNPWPDDTLVRWSDGELSLYTEGNGSGIGKENALVKP from the coding sequence GTGGGCACGTTCTTCTGGCAGGACAGCGATTTGAAGTACCGGTTCTGCGCCGGAACCGTCGTCCCTTCCCCGGGCAAGGATATGGTGCTGACCGCTGCCCACTGCTTCGACAGCACCGACCAGCAGAAGAAGCTCGTGTTCGTGCCCAAGCACCACCGGGCCGACCCCAAGCCGTACGGGCTCTTCCCGATCAAGGTCGGGCAGATCTATGCCGACCCGCGCTATCTGCGCAAGGGCGGTGACCATGACTACACGGACCTGGACTTCGCGCTGCTGAAGACGGAGCCCCGCGCGGACGGGAAGAAGGTCCAGGACGTGGTGGGAGCGATCCCGATCGGCTACGGCACGGGCTTCGACCATCCCGAGACCAGAGTCATTGGCTACCCTTGGCTGCCTGACGACGACGGCAAGTACAAGCCTCATCAGGACCCGCTCGACTGCACGTCGCCGATGAAGAAGTTCAGCACGGACAGCTCCGGAGACTGGAAGGGCGGCACCTTCTCCCAGATCGACTGCGACGGCTATGTGAGAGGAACCTCTGGCGGTCCCTTCATCATCGGCGGTGACCACCCACAGGTCATCGGTGTGACGGGTGGCTGGCAGACCGGCGGCCACAGCGACGACACGTCGTACTCCTCGTACTTCGACAGTGACCTCAAGCGGATCTACGACGCTGCGGTGGCGGGGAAGATGCCGGCCCCGGTCGTACTTCCGGCTGCTTCGACGTGGAAACACGCCAACGACATCGCCTCTGGCTACTTCGCTCTGAACGGGCCGGTCTCAGAGGACCGCATGGACATGTTCGTCCTGTGGTCGGACGGCGAGCTGACCATCTACCGCGGCGCGGACAAGGGCCTGAATTACTTCGACAAGGAGATCAGGGTCCAGAAGCCGAACAAGCTCTGGGCGGAGCACGCCAAGCAGGTTGTGGCTGGCGACTTCACTGGCGACAACGGATCTGACCTGATCGTGGTGTGGTCGGACGGTGAGGTCACGCTGTACCCCTCGGTGGATGAGAAGGGCTTCCACGGTGAGAAGCAGATCGTCGCACCGAACCCGACGTGGAAGCACGCCACGGCGGTAACCGCTGGCCGCTATGGTGGAAACAAGTGGCAGGACGACCTCGTCGTGCGTTGGTCCGACGGTGAGCTGACGGTCTACCAGAACACGGGGACCAGTCTTGGCAAGGAGATCAAGGTCGTCAACCCGAACAGGCTGTGGACCCACGCGGTCGAGATCGGTTCCGGTGACTACACGCAGAACGACACCTGGGACCTGGTGGTGCGTTGGTCGGATGGTGAGCTCACGCTGTACGACGACTTCACCGGCACGGGTGACACCTGGGGCGAGCACCAGTGGAAGGCCCCCAACGACCTCTGGGAGCACGCCATGCTCGTCACCGGTGGTGATTTCAGCGACAACCCCTGGCCGGACGACACGCTCGTCCGTTGGTCGGACGGTGAACTAAGCCTCTACACCGAAGGCAACGGCTCCGGCATCGGCAAGGAAAACGCCCTCGTCAAACCCTAG